In Uranotaenia lowii strain MFRU-FL chromosome 2, ASM2978415v1, whole genome shotgun sequence, one genomic interval encodes:
- the LOC129743135 gene encoding uncharacterized protein LOC129743135 — MAEDLSINKNKICSSLRYNNNDICRLCLKNETHMEPLFYTNLFPNILLTKKIYDCTAIQIIYERNLPMFVCKLCANKLDEFVRFRERCVANDEFLRNALAFFDAGQHNFKQEQYQEEVKQELIPVAHQQQPHQTNVHVTPIDFRQSKPIETAPVYENPKSEDDDHIDQEQLVCEQCNFVAEDENSLRTHAKQHHDDKPYVCTICSKSFKIRQHLLIHSHTHVELQQKSPAADQQPTPDSKPTYSCTKCTKVFVNRGNLINHSVECHGNVKSLTCDICSKTFKYNVQLRIHLRTHSGERPHTCEICHRGFSQLSNLRSHRKIHSKVKPYKCQYCLKSFTMPESLTAHSMKCVKDKYRCMLCSKSFAKEGNLTSHLQCHTKGVIEKNFKCEMCPKSFRNKEDWKRHVRVHTGEKPYICDICQKGFAQKANLLSHRKTHLKPNIIFKCEKCDKVCRTQKLLELHILKCGTGADVSSPISSVPTPTPPLTTPPPQPSHGQHGHPAPTVTPTLEALSDLLRYEIALRAPTELQEILLATMEKKKAAQEKHRSTTVQSSSSPAPSMASPTPTATTAAAPSVSSTSRQYRCDVCFKIYTQYASLVKHRKLHFKTARDRSKTTGTGAAEEADDRPYNCDICGKNFKFNRNLKVHMKLHTKANGCYKCDKCSDTFETPERLKQHLAEHPIDVEKIFNFNNNIDAVSVAIPGCDHLEQVVVRIRNQCRYIYLCCVYFRPNSETSLYASHMSALDHIMNIATSQDIIVVAGDYNLPNLNWSFDEDSNGFLPVNASTEQELAVIESTIASGLSQMCSLVNANGRILDLMFMNRPDLAEVVHPPRAILCTDRHHHPCVMIVHYLSDEFMDTACSHQQNLDFTHCDTDHVIELLMNMNWQAELGDLSVDDAVSTFYYHMWEILRAHTPPRRLRRQKTYNQPWWNSELRRKRNVVRKARKRYFRDKTDENKLSLSRLETEYSAIRNAAFDQYILNIERNVKQDPSSFWKYINSRRLGNSIPSSLTFQERTSESVKDSAGLFAEFFSSVYSSLSPNCTNDYFGTLQNRDIRLPQPLFSDQEVLKVLVSMDSSKGSGPDGIPTSLVSRIAVSLATPLSMIFNLSILEGVFPALWKMASIFQFISLETLIVLKITDQYPFSAVSPKYLKS, encoded by the exons ATGGCAGAAGATTTATCgatcaataaaaataagat CTGTTCTTCTTTGCGTTACAACAACAACGACATCTGTAGGCTGTGCTTGAAGAATGAAACCCATATGGAGCCGTTGTTCTACACGAATCTATTTCCGAACATTTTGCTCACCAAAAAGATTTACGACTGTACCGCGATACAG ATAATTTACGAGCGCAACCTGCCGATGTTCGTATGCAAACTGTGCGCCAATAAGCTGGATGAGTTCGTACGATTCCGAGAACGCTGTGTGGCTAATGACGAGTTTCTACGAAACGCTCTGGCATTTTTCGATGCAGGTCAACACAACTTTAAACAGGAACAATACCAGGAAGAGGTCAAACAAGAGCTAATACCCGTAGCCCATCAACAACAGCCACATCAAACAAATGTCCACGTGACTCCGATAGATTTCCGGCAATCTAAACCCATAGAAACTGCACCGGTATACGAGAATCCAAAATCGGAAGACGATGACCACATTGACCAGGAACAGCTGGTTTGCGAACAGTGCAATTTCGTGGCTGAAGATGAAAATTCTCTGCGTACACATGCCAAACAGCACCACGACGACAAACCTTACGTTTGCACCATTTGCTCCAAGTCGTTTAAAATCCGGCAACACCTACTTATTCACAGTCACACCCACGTAGAACTGCAGCAGAAATCCCCAGCTGCAGATCAACAGCCTACACCGGACTCTAAACCTACCTATAGCTGTACCAAATGCACAAAAGTATTCGTAAATCGAGGAAACCTCATCAATCACAGCGTCGAATGTCACGGAAACGTGAAAAGTCTCACCTGCGACATCTGCTCCAAAACGTTCAAGTACAACGTACAGCTACGAATCCATCTGAGGACCCACTCCGGTGAACGGCCGCACACCTGCGAAATTTGCCACCGAGGTTTCTCGCAGCTATCGAACCTCCGCTCCCATCGGAAG ATCCACTCGAAGGTCAAACCGTACAAGTGTCAGTACTGCCTGAAGAGCTTCACCATGCCGGAAAGCCTTACGGCGCACAGCATGAAGTGCGTCAAGGACAAGTATCGCTGCATGCTGTGCTCCAAATCGTTCGCCAAGGAAGGCAACCTGACCTCACATCTACAGTGCCACACCAAGGGCGTGATCGAGAAGAACTTCAAGTGCGAGATGTGCCCAAAAAGCTTCCGCAACAAAGAGGACTGGAAGCGGCACGTGCGTGTTCATACGG GTGAAAAGCCCTACATTTGCGACATTTGTCAGAAAGGTTTTGCCCAGAAGGCAAACTTGCTTTCGCACCGTAAGACTCACCTCAAGCCAAATATCATCTTCAAGTGTGAGAAGTGTGATAAGGTTTGTCGAACCCAAAAGCTACTGGAGCTACACATTCTAAAATGCGGAACCGGTGCCGATGTTTCATCGCCAATTTCATCGGTTCCAACACCGACTCCACCGTTAACGACGCCACCTCCACAACCTAGCCATGGTCAACATGGGCATCCAGCCCCAACGGTTACGCCCACCCTTGAAGCCCTCTCCGATTTGCTGCGGTACGAGATAGCCCTACGAGCGCCGACAGAACTTCAGGAGATCCTGCTGGCTACCATGGAGAAAAAGAAGGCAGCTCAGGAAAAACATCGTTCGACCACCGTTCAATCATCATCTTCTCCAGCACCGTCAATGGCATCGCCAACTCCCACGGCAACCACCGCGGCCGCCCCATCCGTTTCTTCCACCAGTCGCCAGTATCGGTGCGATGTTTGCTTCAAGATCTACACCCAGTATGCCAGTTTGGTGAAGCATCGGAAGCTGCACTTCAAAACGGCCCGGGACCGGAGCAAAACCACCGGTACCGGTGCGGCCGAGGAGGCTGATGACCGGCCCTACAACTGTGATATATGcgggaagaatttcaaattcaatcggAACCTGAAG GTTCACATGAAGCTACACACCAAAGCAAACGGCTGTTACAAGTGCGACAAATGCAGCGACACATTCGAAACGCCGGAACGCTTAAAACAGCACCTGGCGGAGCATCCGATCGATGTGGAGAAAATCTTCAATT TCAATAACAACATTGACGCAGTTTCGGTCGCAATTCCCGGATGTGATCATCTTGAACAAGTTGTGGTGCGAATCAGGAATCAGTGTCGATACATCTACCTGTGTTGTGTATACTTCAGGCCAAATAGCGAAACTTCTTTATATGCGTCTCACATGTCTGCTCTTGATCACATAATGAACATTGCTACTAGCCAGGACATTATCGTCGTAGCTGGGGATTACAATCTACCCAATCTAAATTGGAGCTTTGATGAAGATTCGAATGGATTCTTGCCGGTGAACGCCTCCACTGAGCAGGAGCTAGCTGTGATAGAATCAACAATAGCTTCTGGGTTGTCTCAGATGTGCTCGCTCGTCAACGCAAATGGAAGAATTCTCGACCTTATGTTCATGAATAGACCTGATCTTGCCGAAGTTGTACACCCACCACGTGCAATTTTGTGCACTGACCGACATCACCATCCGTGTGTAATGATAGTGCATTATTTATCTGATGAGTTTATGGACACCGCATGTTCCCACCagcaaaatttggattttacGCATTGCGATACAGATCATGTTATTGAACTGTTGATGAACATGAACTGGCAAGCAGAGCTTGGAGATCTGAGTGTAGATGACGCGGTATCTACCTTCTACTATCATATGTGGGAGATTTTACGAGCGCACACACCTCCTAGACGATTGCGCCGACAAAAGACCTATAATCAACCTTGGTGGAACTCTGAACTTCGGAGAAAACGTAACGTTGTTCGTAAAGCCCGCAAACGATACTTTCGAGACAAGACTGATGAAAACAAATTATCCCTCTCTAGACTAGAGACTGAATATTCGGCAATTCGTAACGCTGCTTTTGATCAGTATATTTTGAACATCGAACGTAACGTTAAACAAGATCCTTCTTCATTCTGGAAATATATCAATAGTCGTCGACTTGGAAATTCTATTCCTTCATCTCTAACGTTTCAAGAACGGACATCGGAAAGCGTTAAGGATTCTGCTGGTTTGTTTGCCGAATTTTTCAGTAGCGTGTACAGCTCACTCTCTCCGAACTGCACTAATGATTACTTTGGAACACTGCAAAACCGTGACATTAGACTCCCGCAGCCCTTATTTTCAGACCAGGAGGTTCTAAAAGTATTAGTATCTATGGATTCTTCGAAAGGTTCAGGGCCTGATGGGATCCCAACGTCGTTGGTCTCGAGAATTGCTGTATCACTTGCCACGCCACTTAGCATGATTTTCAATCTATCGATATTGGAAGGTGTCTTTCCTGCTCTTTGGAAAATGGCATCTATTTTCCAATTCATAAGTCTGGAAACGCTCATCGTGTTGAAAATTACCGACCAATATCCATTCTCTGCTGTTTCTCCAAAGTATTTGAAGTCCTGA